CCCCCGGCAAAACAAGTGCCTGAAGGGCGACAGGAACAGCTTTTAGTGCCTTTTTTCTGCTAAACGGGACTGCGAGGGACCGGTGGGTTCCCTCCGTGTGCCTCAAAACCGGTGGCCGGGTCACTTACGAACAACTCGAATGCGAAGTCCGGCCTGACCCACGCACGGTTGTTGCGCAGCAGCGGGCTGACTGCAATCCCTGCCACCAAAATAGGGGAAAATGCAGGTTTTAGCATCTAATATCACGATATTTATCTTTTGTCTTAAAATCTATCACAAAACGTACACCAGTTCCACCAGCCGCTGCACAGCGAGGAGCTCCAAAGGGTTTTGTCACGATCAAAGAGGCACAGGATTGCTTCTGTGCCTGTGGAAACAGCCGTTTGCATCAAtttccttcccccaaaaaaaggcGTTTCAGCCCAAACTGAAGATGCGTTTCCCCATCCCCAATCAGTAACACGAGAATTAACAATCAGGCCTCGCCCTGCACGGGACGGAGGGAGCGCTGAGCCGGAGTTTGGGGCAAATCCGCCCTTTTCGCTGGAAATTCGACGCTTCATCGTCTCTCTCGACATCCTTGGCAGGAAAGGAGCACGGAAACGAGGCCAAAGTTTGGCTGTTTCGGAGtttgtttcaaaagcaaattcGCAAACGTTCTGTCCTACCGCTAAAGCTTAAAGCCTGTAAATAGAGACTACGCCACCACTGCGAGAATTAAGCAAAAAAAACAAGTAAAGCACtaatttgtttggtttaaacGTTGCTGTCACAGCTTTAATCACTGTATATTGCCAGCAAGTTTGTAGAGTTGCATTCGTAGCAGGTTATTATTGATTATCGGTTTTTATTTGTGGGGAACAAGCGTGGTTTTCCCtcctttcatttctgatttatatttatattttgctgaatttcaAGTGCTGAATCTCTGGATTCctcactttggtttttttttttttggtttggcttATTTAGACTTTGTTTTATGCTGGAGGTAAATATGCCcgtataaataaatatataaatactgCTTTGTATCCAAGGACGGCTCCTGGCACGTTCCTCGCTATGAaataagagggtttttttcagttcaggaGTTATAAAAGTGCTTCCCAGGAGACGGAGGAACTGCGGTGTCATTAATCAGCGGGAGTTTGCAGGTCAGAACAGGCCCAGACTGCAGCTGCTACGGGGTGTATTTTCCAACAGGTAGTAAAATAAAACTCTTGTTGCTCACGTCTCGGAGGTTGGGGCatctgcagagggaaaacttccTTCCCAAACAAATTAGGACTTTAAGTTACCTGttgaatttcagattttgagACTTGGCTTTGAAAAGCTGGGCTAGAAATTCAAAGCTATCTCTAAAAATAGTTATGCACGCCATAAATAAACAAGGCGTAAATAAAGGGAGCACCacaaagctgctgtttcaggATGAGAACGGGCAGATCCTGCCAGAAAAAAGGGTGTGGGGATGCGACGGTGACAAAGGTCAAGCTTAGGGAGATGGGGCAGGATTAGGAAGAAGTGGGAAGCACTTAATTCCTAGAGTTTTGCTGCACAAGGTGACACTGAAACTGGGTGTACACAGATGTGGAAATCCATGATAAACACGGGGCCCATCCTCAGGTGCTGATATCAAAgtggtttggggaaaaaaaaaaaaaagaaaaaagtatctaAAAGACAAACCCTGGTGCATCACGGAGCCAGTTTTATTCAGGTTTGGTttgctgggctggcagaggaGAATGGTCCATGCCTGATACAGGTTTGGTTGGTGaagtagaaaagaaatacaaaacgAGGTTCTGGGGCTCCACACCTGGAAGCAAACAAGAGATGGAGTTGGTGAGACAACATTCCCCGTTGGGAACCATTTCCACGTCCTGAATTCAGCCCTGGATTCTGTACAGAGCGGCTGGCGCAGGCGACACCTCCCGCACCCCCCGCCCCACGCAGAGCATTCGGACCCGGGAGCTCACGGCAGCGGGACGTCCCCCGGCGGTACCGGCCGCTCCGCGGGCTGCGCCTCAGACGTAGATCCCgacccagagcagcaggaacaggaCGCCGAAGCCCATGAAGAGCGAAGCCACCAGCGAGATCAGCAGCTCCTTGTAGATGTCCCGCGTGTACTTGGTAGAAGTCACTTCATAGCTGCGGCCCGGGGGTCAAGGTGTGAACAGCGGCCAAGGTGAGGGGACCTCCCGTCCCCCGTttccctccagctcccccaCGTTCACCCCGTCCCCCGTttccctccagctcccccaCGTTCACCCCGTCCCCCGTttccctccagctcccccaCGTTCACCCCGTCCCCCGTttccctccagctcccccaTGTTCACCCCGTCCCCCGTttccctccagctcccccaTTTTCCCATCTCCCCCCGTTTCTCTCCCGCCTCCAGCCCGGGGATACACGAAGAACCAGGCGGTGAAGAACATGCCGATGGCCAGCAGCACCACGGTGAGGTGCGGGAACACGGCGGGGTTCACCGGGCTGGTGTATCTGCTCATGGCCTCCAGCTCCTGCGGCGACACGGACACGGTGAGCGGGACCCCGGCCCGGGACCGGCCCCCGACCGCGGCCCCCAGTCCCCGCTCCTGGCCCCTgaccgcagccccggccccccgtCTCGTCCCCTGTCGCCACTCCGGTCCCCTGTGGCCACCCCCGGTTCCCACCATGTCGCCAGGCCGCGGTTCTCGCTCCGCTCCGACACGTCGcctcccgctcccgccgccggaAGCGGAAGGGAGAGAGCGGGAGCGGGGCACGCCGGGATAGGTGGGCGTGGCGAGCGGGAGCCGCTCGCTATTGGCTGCAGGCCGCTCCCGGCGGGCACTGCGGCTGGAGCGCGGGAGCGAGCGGCGGGTAATGG
Above is a window of Caloenas nicobarica isolate bCalNic1 chromosome 5, bCalNic1.hap1, whole genome shotgun sequence DNA encoding:
- the TMEM258 gene encoding transmembrane protein 258 translates to MELEAMSRYTSPVNPAVFPHLTVVLLAIGMFFTAWFFVYEVTSTKYTRDIYKELLISLVASLFMGFGVLFLLLWVGIYV